The following proteins come from a genomic window of Streptomyces sp. NBC_01716:
- a CDS encoding helix-turn-helix domain-containing protein, protein MGEVRATPGSRAEDAHLGEVIRTERGKQRMTIAQLAAKMGYSIAQVSRYETGRSSLADVATRRLFIDALGLPPQALGLAPDVPVDDHGRAPDVFAEYPRLPASMVRNLGSEDGEDAVRRRKLLANLAVTAAAAAGTPLMLGSTGNRDTLIGDVLVGRLRDAMLGLGGEVLPEPVQLSVELGRAVADFHACRYDSLSSRLPLVIRSGHAHSVSGNGQHLVLAKAYVLATRLLVKFDEQQLGWMAADRARQLAEADGNTLAIAESARQIAVLARRAGWHHEAMSIALTAAGTPGLREAGHDGTAQRGLLIQSAAYSAARDGDADAMREMTAEAAAIARELGSTTRLRDHGGGFSAAMVQLHLISAENSTGDPGAALTAARAMTPQSLPTVERRARYFTDVAAALGRWGRRDECVRALLAAEQHAPEETHSRPAVKTMVSGLLVSGRTTSELRGLAARCGVLV, encoded by the coding sequence ATGGGTGAGGTCAGGGCAACGCCGGGAAGCCGGGCGGAGGACGCTCATCTGGGGGAGGTCATCCGGACTGAACGCGGGAAGCAAAGGATGACGATCGCTCAGCTTGCCGCGAAAATGGGCTACTCGATCGCACAGGTATCGCGGTACGAGACCGGGAGGTCGTCGCTCGCGGACGTCGCCACACGCAGGCTGTTCATCGACGCGCTCGGGCTGCCGCCGCAGGCGCTCGGTCTGGCGCCGGACGTTCCGGTCGATGACCACGGCCGGGCCCCTGACGTGTTCGCCGAGTACCCACGCCTGCCTGCCTCTATGGTGAGAAACCTTGGCAGCGAGGATGGTGAGGATGCGGTGCGGCGTAGAAAGTTGCTGGCGAACCTGGCGGTCACCGCAGCCGCAGCCGCCGGCACCCCGCTCATGTTGGGAAGCACGGGCAATAGGGACACGCTGATCGGTGACGTGCTCGTCGGCCGGCTGCGAGACGCGATGCTCGGGCTCGGCGGCGAGGTGCTGCCCGAACCGGTGCAACTGTCCGTCGAACTGGGCCGCGCCGTTGCGGACTTCCATGCTTGCCGGTACGACAGTCTCTCGTCGCGGCTGCCGCTGGTGATCCGCTCCGGGCACGCGCACAGCGTCAGCGGGAATGGCCAGCATTTGGTGCTGGCCAAGGCGTACGTGCTGGCAACCCGGCTGCTGGTCAAGTTCGACGAACAGCAGCTCGGATGGATGGCTGCCGACCGCGCACGACAGTTGGCCGAGGCGGACGGCAACACTCTCGCCATCGCCGAGTCCGCCCGGCAGATCGCAGTGCTGGCGCGGAGAGCCGGATGGCACCACGAAGCGATGTCGATCGCGCTGACCGCTGCCGGTACGCCTGGCTTGCGCGAGGCGGGACATGACGGGACGGCGCAGCGGGGGCTGCTGATCCAGTCCGCCGCCTACAGCGCCGCGCGTGACGGCGACGCGGACGCCATGCGGGAGATGACCGCCGAAGCTGCCGCCATCGCACGGGAGCTGGGCAGTACGACCCGCTTGCGGGACCACGGCGGCGGGTTCAGCGCGGCGATGGTGCAACTGCATCTGATCTCGGCGGAGAACTCGACCGGCGACCCAGGCGCGGCACTGACGGCGGCCCGCGCCATGACCCCGCAGAGCCTGCCCACCGTCGAGCGGCGCGCTCGTTACTTCACCGACGTGGCTGCGGCGCTTGGGCGGTGGGGGCGCCGGGACGAGTGCGTGCGCGCGTTGCTGGCGGCGGAGCAGCACGCCCCGGAAGAGACTCATTCCCGGCCGGCGGTGAAGACCATGGTCTCCGGGCTGCTGGTGTCCGGTCGGACCACCAGCGAACTGAGGGGCCTGGCCGCACGTTGCGGCGTGCTGGTGTAA
- a CDS encoding 2-keto-4-pentenoate hydratase gives MSGRFPYLNLTLEDAYRIQQINVERRVSAGAEVTGHKIGLTSSAMQEQIGICEPDSGFIFDGMVGSSGSCLRAAEFMNPRIETEIAFRLGRDLSAPSDLDTCRSAVAEVFLAFEILDTCFTDWNITLVDCIADNAACAGVIVGEPVPFDVSWELGTERVTATANGEVAGTGEGRDILGDPFKALAWLTHRLPSLGTTLHAGDIILAGSVHASVPLTAGTDFRATSTRLPSIHLRVV, from the coding sequence TTGTCCGGGCGCTTTCCGTATCTGAATCTGACTCTCGAAGACGCGTACCGAATCCAGCAGATCAACGTGGAGCGGCGGGTGTCGGCGGGCGCCGAGGTCACCGGTCACAAGATCGGCTTGACGTCGTCTGCCATGCAAGAGCAGATCGGCATTTGCGAGCCCGATTCCGGATTCATCTTCGACGGCATGGTCGGGTCGAGTGGTAGCTGCCTGCGTGCCGCCGAGTTCATGAACCCCAGGATCGAAACCGAGATCGCCTTCCGGCTCGGACGCGACCTGTCAGCACCATCTGATCTGGATACGTGCCGCAGCGCCGTGGCCGAGGTGTTCCTTGCCTTCGAAATCCTGGACACCTGCTTCACCGACTGGAACATCACGTTGGTCGACTGCATCGCCGACAACGCCGCCTGCGCCGGCGTCATTGTCGGGGAGCCCGTCCCCTTCGACGTGTCCTGGGAACTCGGCACCGAGCGGGTCACAGCAACGGCCAACGGCGAGGTGGCCGGTACCGGGGAAGGGCGCGACATTCTCGGCGATCCGTTCAAGGCCCTGGCCTGGCTGACGCACCGCTTGCCCTCCCTGGGCACGACTCTGCACGCCGGAGACATCATCCTGGCCGGCTCGGTCCACGCAAGCGTCCCGCTCACCGCCGGCACGGACTTCCGCGCGACGTCCACCCGGCTCCCCTCCATCCACCTCCGGGTCGTCTGA
- a CDS encoding DUF4232 domain-containing protein: MTRRYRAAGMLAGAFVLLLTTAGCSEVINEIEAEKGGGTAPSRPGPPPSSSAGPRPSVEPYPPLAESAPASPSAGASTPGCPPSGLDVVIGGEDAAMGHRVVTVQLWNCGDKPYRVKGYPGVELLDEAREPVDVKVTHESDYTYTGRRDDRPRQLTLAPDGTASAVLHWNNRVTSIDGAPTPGAHILVTPAAGEKPVSLPLPVDLGTDGTLDVTSWAADEPVSGR; this comes from the coding sequence ATGACGAGGCGATACCGCGCGGCCGGGATGCTGGCCGGGGCGTTCGTCCTGCTGCTGACGACGGCGGGCTGTTCGGAAGTGATCAACGAGATCGAGGCGGAGAAGGGCGGCGGCACCGCGCCGTCCAGACCGGGGCCGCCCCCGTCCTCGTCCGCCGGCCCGCGGCCCTCCGTCGAGCCCTACCCGCCGCTCGCCGAGTCCGCCCCGGCGTCGCCGTCCGCCGGGGCGAGCACGCCCGGTTGCCCGCCGTCGGGCCTCGACGTCGTGATCGGCGGCGAGGACGCCGCCATGGGCCACCGCGTGGTCACCGTCCAGCTCTGGAACTGCGGCGACAAGCCCTACCGCGTCAAGGGCTACCCCGGCGTCGAACTCCTCGACGAGGCCCGTGAGCCCGTCGACGTCAAGGTCACCCATGAGAGTGATTACACCTACACCGGCAGGCGCGACGACCGCCCCCGGCAGCTGACCCTGGCGCCGGACGGCACCGCGAGCGCGGTGCTGCACTGGAACAACCGCGTCACCTCCATCGACGGCGCCCCCACTCCGGGCGCCCATATCCTCGTCACCCCCGCCGCCGGCGAGAAGCCCGTCTCCCTGCCGCTCCCCGTCGATCTCGGTACGGACGGCACCCTGGACGTGACCTCGTGGGCGGCGGACGAACCTGTCAGTGGTCGGTGA
- a CDS encoding GNAT family N-acetyltransferase, whose amino-acid sequence MNADDELWQQYSNLSTRSYGHPVGDITRLRPYADIRVALRGDRVIAGGLSLLGHQFFGGAPVPSALLSAGCVAPEERGTHLSVQMITERLRPLRDQGAVLSTLWTSSNGYARRLGWEAPTPVFSWTVPTDELRRGFDGSGFEISHGSTEQHSLTYEDLASRWNGPWRRPSWWERWQREKHPGLTSYQFNRPGQQPTGMLSVAFEDHPAEGRRLVVHDFWATSGDEAVAMFAFLGRHSSRISSVVFQRTGLPPAPTLLHRLRRSGSLAACAWHPWMLRVLNLRQAVQLRGWADEADLALPIEVVTEDGAATEPFMLRVAGGKGELSPTTREGRLTLTRGQFAVWYAGGYRSATSAALAGVSGDPRSIAQLLLTTADREPWLPDHF is encoded by the coding sequence GTGAACGCTGACGACGAACTCTGGCAGCAGTACAGCAACCTATCCACCCGCAGCTACGGCCACCCCGTGGGCGACATCACGCGTCTGCGCCCCTACGCGGACATCCGCGTCGCACTGCGGGGTGACAGGGTCATTGCCGGCGGCCTCAGCCTTCTCGGACACCAGTTTTTCGGCGGCGCGCCCGTGCCTTCCGCCCTGCTCAGCGCCGGATGTGTCGCACCCGAGGAACGCGGAACCCACCTGTCCGTCCAAATGATCACCGAACGGCTGCGCCCGCTGCGCGACCAGGGCGCCGTCCTCTCCACGCTGTGGACCAGCTCGAACGGATACGCCCGCCGCCTCGGCTGGGAGGCGCCCACCCCGGTGTTCTCCTGGACCGTACCCACCGACGAACTCAGACGCGGCTTTGACGGGTCCGGGTTTGAGATCTCTCACGGGAGCACCGAGCAGCACAGCCTGACGTACGAGGACCTGGCTTCGCGCTGGAACGGGCCGTGGAGGCGGCCGAGCTGGTGGGAGCGCTGGCAGCGGGAGAAGCACCCCGGCCTTACCAGCTACCAGTTCAACCGTCCCGGACAGCAACCAACCGGGATGCTCTCCGTGGCTTTCGAAGATCATCCGGCTGAGGGGCGGCGCTTGGTCGTCCACGACTTCTGGGCCACGTCAGGAGATGAGGCCGTGGCGATGTTCGCGTTCCTCGGCCGGCACAGCAGCAGGATCTCCAGCGTCGTTTTCCAGCGGACCGGGCTGCCGCCCGCTCCCACGCTGCTGCACCGACTGCGCCGCTCCGGCTCTCTGGCCGCTTGCGCGTGGCACCCGTGGATGCTGCGCGTCCTGAACCTGCGCCAGGCCGTGCAACTGCGGGGCTGGGCCGACGAGGCGGACCTCGCTCTCCCGATCGAAGTCGTCACCGAGGACGGCGCGGCCACCGAGCCGTTCATGCTGCGGGTCGCCGGCGGTAAGGGCGAGCTGTCGCCCACCACCCGAGAAGGGCGGCTCACCCTGACCAGGGGCCAGTTCGCCGTCTGGTACGCCGGGGGTTATCGCAGTGCTACCTCCGCCGCACTGGCCGGGGTAAGCGGAGACCCGAGATCTATCGCCCAGCTCCTCCTTACCACCGCAGACCGCGAACCGTGGTTGCCCGACCACTTCTGA
- a CDS encoding acetylating acetaldehyde dehydrogenase — protein MPPIVLNAAVLGTGPLGLDLIERIRNSPYLDCGLVVGRANTSRGLIQAAELGCTTTAGGVDALLDSDQRFEIVFDATNAFDHPAHWVKLADSGATLIDLTPSSSGTLIVPTVNGDQAAAHRHIGLVSCGGQAAIPVLHSIAGRYRPAYVEMVATAASVSVGRASRLNLDEYIETTRGAIHQFTQADSAKTMLNISAAAPPPPFRVAMTVVADGAEQGPVRELVDSAEAAMQAIVPGYRVTSCTVTDGTMRVIVEVTATRSRIPVHAGNLEVISAAAIYASEQHALSQDTELKEYI, from the coding sequence ATGCCACCGATCGTGCTGAACGCGGCGGTCCTCGGGACCGGACCCCTGGGGCTCGACCTGATCGAGCGCATACGCAATTCCCCGTACCTGGACTGCGGCCTCGTCGTCGGCCGCGCCAACACCAGTCGAGGGCTGATCCAGGCCGCGGAACTGGGCTGTACCACCACAGCGGGCGGCGTCGACGCCCTGCTGGACTCGGACCAGAGATTCGAGATCGTCTTCGACGCCACCAATGCGTTCGACCACCCCGCCCACTGGGTCAAGCTCGCCGACAGCGGGGCGACGCTCATCGACCTGACCCCCAGCAGCTCCGGCACGCTGATCGTGCCTACCGTGAACGGCGACCAGGCTGCCGCACACCGGCACATCGGCCTCGTCTCCTGCGGCGGCCAGGCAGCCATCCCGGTCCTGCACTCGATCGCCGGGCGCTACCGGCCCGCCTACGTGGAGATGGTGGCCACGGCCGCCAGCGTCAGCGTCGGCAGGGCCAGCCGCCTCAACCTGGACGAGTACATCGAAACGACCAGGGGCGCGATCCACCAGTTCACCCAGGCGGACAGCGCCAAGACCATGCTCAACATCTCGGCCGCCGCACCGCCGCCCCCGTTCCGCGTCGCGATGACGGTGGTGGCCGACGGCGCCGAGCAGGGACCGGTCCGTGAACTCGTGGATTCCGCCGAGGCGGCCATGCAGGCCATCGTCCCCGGTTACCGCGTGACCTCCTGCACCGTCACCGACGGCACGATGCGCGTGATCGTAGAGGTCACGGCCACCCGAAGCCGCATCCCGGTACACGCGGGCAACCTCGAAGTGATCAGCGCCGCCGCGATCTACGCGTCCGAACAGCACGCCCTGTCCCAGGACACCGAGCTGAAGGAGTACATCTGA
- a CDS encoding HpcH/HpaI aldolase/citrate lyase family protein, which yields MWIITPGHVLTRFPTARDCGADVALVDLEDSVPAPAKADARQAARSFFTTAAPQGCTLGIRISSPTTREGIRDLVAVADYPVKPQIILIPMVESPRDVEIVAGAISSPGYTPHLYALIETPRAVEDLPSIVRAERIAGVLFGTADYAAATGCGRGWEPMLHARSRLITSAAAAGIPAIDSPFFDLDDSDALRCEAKRAKDLGFAGKSCVHPRQLSTLTEVFSPTGEEIATARAIVASAEQSGGRIVRVGHQMVGPPMVRAAKDLLSRAAARTPLAVTA from the coding sequence GTGTGGATCATCACGCCCGGCCACGTCCTCACCCGGTTTCCGACCGCCCGCGACTGCGGCGCGGACGTCGCCCTGGTGGACCTGGAAGACTCCGTGCCGGCCCCGGCCAAGGCCGACGCCCGCCAGGCCGCCCGCTCCTTCTTCACCACGGCGGCGCCGCAGGGCTGCACCCTCGGTATTCGGATCAGTTCTCCCACCACCCGCGAAGGCATCCGCGACCTCGTCGCCGTCGCCGACTATCCGGTCAAGCCGCAGATCATCCTGATCCCCATGGTGGAATCCCCCCGCGATGTCGAGATCGTCGCCGGTGCCATCAGTTCGCCCGGCTACACGCCTCACCTGTATGCGCTGATCGAGACCCCCCGCGCTGTGGAAGATCTGCCGTCGATCGTGCGTGCCGAGCGCATCGCCGGGGTTCTGTTCGGGACGGCCGACTACGCGGCGGCCACCGGCTGCGGGAGGGGCTGGGAGCCCATGCTGCATGCCCGGTCCCGGCTCATCACCAGTGCCGCCGCCGCGGGCATCCCCGCGATCGACTCCCCGTTCTTCGACCTGGACGACAGCGATGCGCTGCGGTGTGAGGCGAAGCGCGCCAAGGATCTTGGCTTCGCCGGCAAGAGCTGCGTGCACCCGCGGCAGCTCTCGACCCTCACCGAGGTGTTCAGTCCGACGGGAGAGGAAATCGCGACCGCCCGCGCCATCGTGGCCTCCGCGGAGCAGTCTGGTGGCCGCATCGTCCGCGTCGGACACCAGATGGTCGGCCCGCCCATGGTCCGGGCAGCGAAGGACCTGCTGTCCCGTGCGGCGGCCCGGACCCCGCTGGCGGTGACCGCGTGA
- a CDS encoding MaoC family dehydratase: MPSGYRRIADDRYREVVGLGYHELPEGMVIEHRPGRTVTETDNVLMTTLGGNDAPIHTDARYSSLTEWGRPLVCSSITLHIVGGMTVRSTSGLTLANLGFDEIRFTHPVFVGDTLYAETEITGRRLSKSRPDTGIVTCRTTGHNQHGDTVVIFTRSFFVPVDADAARDETNY; this comes from the coding sequence ATGCCGAGCGGGTACCGGCGTATCGCGGACGACCGCTACCGGGAAGTCGTGGGTCTCGGCTACCACGAGCTGCCGGAAGGGATGGTTATCGAGCACCGGCCCGGCCGTACCGTCACCGAGACCGACAACGTCCTGATGACCACTCTCGGCGGCAACGACGCCCCGATCCACACCGACGCCCGGTACAGCAGCCTGACCGAGTGGGGCCGCCCCCTGGTGTGCAGCAGCATCACCCTTCACATCGTCGGCGGGATGACCGTGCGCAGCACCAGCGGCCTCACGCTCGCCAACCTCGGATTCGACGAGATCCGGTTCACCCACCCGGTCTTCGTGGGCGACACCCTTTACGCGGAGACGGAGATCACTGGTCGTCGCCTCTCGAAGAGTCGGCCGGACACCGGAATCGTCACCTGCCGCACCACCGGCCACAACCAGCACGGCGACACTGTCGTGATCTTCACCCGCAGCTTCTTCGTACCGGTCGACGCCGACGCCGCCCGCGACGAAACCAACTACTGA
- a CDS encoding TetR/AcrR family transcriptional regulator produces MARRYDPGRRQRIIDAAIRVAGRAGIAGLSHRTVAAEADVPLGSTTYHFASLDELLVAALRQANEGFAAVLRESGALADPGCDIADELARVTGQWLAADRTGVELEYELYLAALRRPALRPVAAEWCDAITQSLADRVDPVTARALVAMLDGICLQVLLTGREYDAGYTREMLDRILAGASAAGDMASAEHGALP; encoded by the coding sequence ATGGCCCGGCGTTACGACCCCGGGCGGCGCCAGCGCATCATCGACGCGGCGATCCGGGTGGCCGGGCGAGCCGGGATCGCGGGGCTGAGCCACCGCACCGTCGCCGCCGAGGCCGATGTGCCGCTCGGCTCCACGACGTACCACTTCGCCTCCCTGGACGAGCTGTTGGTCGCCGCGCTGCGACAGGCCAACGAGGGCTTCGCCGCCGTCCTCAGGGAGAGCGGCGCCCTCGCCGACCCGGGGTGCGACATCGCGGACGAGCTGGCCCGGGTCACCGGGCAGTGGCTCGCGGCGGACCGCACCGGCGTGGAGCTGGAGTACGAGCTCTATCTCGCCGCCCTGCGCCGCCCCGCGCTGCGGCCGGTGGCCGCCGAGTGGTGCGACGCGATCACACAGAGCCTGGCCGACCGGGTCGACCCCGTCACGGCCCGCGCGCTGGTCGCCATGCTCGACGGGATCTGCCTTCAAGTACTGCTCACCGGACGGGAGTACGACGCCGGCTACACCCGCGAGATGCTGGACCGGATCCTCGCCGGGGCGTCGGCGGCCGGTGACATGGCCTCCGCGGAGCACGGCGCGCTCCCGTAG
- the dmpG gene encoding 4-hydroxy-2-oxovalerate aldolase has product MRQQAVIVHDPTLRDGQHAVRHQLDRDQIRAYAAAADAAGVPVVEIGHGNGVGASSHQVGHAKLSDDEMLATAREAMPHSRMATFILPGWGSSTDLRSAVRHGVDVVRVGAHCTEANVTERHLGVIRELGVEAQGVLLMTHMASAQELAEQCALMVGYGAQAVCFFDSAGHFLPRDVTARVAAVTAAVDVPVAFHGHNNLGMAVANSVAAVEAGARMIDACARGLGAGAGNTQLEVLVAVLERLGHPTGIDLRLMADAADLAERTLMPAPPTIDSASLASGLAGVFSGFKKPVLTAARQAGVHPWDVFVELGQRRVTAGQEDMIPDAARALAVQGERR; this is encoded by the coding sequence ATGCGCCAGCAGGCTGTGATCGTGCACGACCCCACGCTGCGCGACGGCCAGCACGCCGTCCGCCACCAGCTCGACCGCGACCAGATCCGCGCCTACGCCGCTGCCGCCGACGCCGCCGGTGTCCCCGTGGTGGAGATCGGCCACGGTAACGGCGTCGGCGCCTCTTCCCACCAGGTGGGCCACGCCAAGCTCAGCGACGACGAGATGCTGGCCACGGCCCGTGAAGCGATGCCCCACAGCAGGATGGCGACCTTCATCCTGCCCGGCTGGGGGAGTTCCACCGACCTCCGTAGCGCCGTACGTCACGGTGTGGACGTGGTGCGTGTCGGCGCGCACTGCACCGAGGCCAACGTCACCGAGCGGCACCTCGGCGTCATCCGGGAACTGGGCGTCGAAGCCCAAGGGGTGCTGCTGATGACCCACATGGCCAGTGCGCAGGAGCTTGCCGAGCAGTGCGCGCTGATGGTCGGGTACGGGGCTCAGGCGGTCTGCTTCTTCGACAGCGCCGGACATTTTCTCCCGAGGGATGTCACTGCACGGGTCGCCGCCGTCACCGCTGCGGTGGACGTGCCGGTCGCCTTCCACGGGCACAACAACCTGGGCATGGCCGTGGCCAACTCCGTGGCCGCCGTCGAGGCCGGGGCCCGCATGATCGACGCGTGCGCCCGCGGATTAGGGGCAGGGGCGGGCAACACCCAACTGGAAGTCCTTGTGGCGGTGCTGGAGCGCCTGGGCCATCCCACCGGGATCGACCTGCGGCTCATGGCGGACGCCGCCGATCTTGCGGAGAGGACGCTCATGCCGGCTCCGCCGACGATCGACTCCGCGAGCCTGGCCTCCGGGCTGGCCGGTGTGTTCTCCGGGTTCAAGAAGCCCGTCCTGACCGCCGCCCGGCAGGCGGGGGTGCACCCCTGGGACGTGTTCGTCGAGCTTGGCCAGCGCAGGGTCACCGCCGGGCAGGAAGACATGATCCCGGACGCGGCCCGCGCCCTGGCCGTGCAGGGAGAGCGACGATGA
- the dapD gene encoding 2,3,4,5-tetrahydropyridine-2,6-dicarboxylate N-succinyltransferase: MTDTTATRTTGAVAAGLATLTEDGTVLDTWYPAPVLSDDPGPAGTERLDAGRAAELLGDAARKAVGPDTRRGVEVVAVRTVIASLDDKPLDAHDVYLRLHLLSHRLVEPHGQSLDGIFGLLANVAWTSLGPVAVDALETVRLNARAEGLHLQVTSVDKFPRMTDYVAPKGVRIGDADRVRLGAHLAEGTTVMHEGFVNFNAGTLGVSMVEGRISAGVVVGDGSDIGGGASTMGTLSGGGSERIVIGERCLIGAEAGVGIPLGDECVVEAGLYITAGTRVTLPDGEIVKARGLSGASNILFRRNSITGKVEARPNNAVWGGLNDVLHSNN; the protein is encoded by the coding sequence ATGACCGACACGACTGCTACTCGCACCACCGGCGCCGTCGCCGCCGGGCTCGCCACTCTTACCGAGGACGGGACCGTCCTCGACACCTGGTACCCCGCCCCCGTGCTCAGCGACGACCCGGGCCCCGCCGGGACCGAGCGGCTGGACGCCGGCCGTGCGGCCGAACTGCTCGGCGACGCCGCCCGTAAGGCCGTCGGACCCGACACGCGCCGCGGGGTCGAGGTCGTCGCCGTCCGTACGGTCATCGCCTCGCTCGACGACAAGCCCCTCGACGCGCACGACGTGTACCTCCGTCTGCACCTGCTCAGCCACCGCCTGGTCGAGCCGCACGGCCAGAGCCTCGACGGCATCTTCGGTCTGCTCGCCAACGTCGCCTGGACCTCGCTCGGCCCGGTCGCCGTCGACGCGCTGGAGACGGTGCGGCTGAACGCCCGCGCGGAGGGCCTGCACCTCCAGGTCACCTCGGTCGACAAGTTCCCGCGTATGACGGACTACGTCGCCCCCAAGGGCGTACGTATCGGCGACGCCGACCGCGTCCGCCTCGGCGCGCACCTCGCCGAGGGCACCACCGTGATGCACGAGGGCTTCGTCAACTTCAACGCGGGCACTCTCGGCGTCTCCATGGTCGAGGGCCGGATCTCGGCCGGCGTCGTCGTCGGCGACGGCTCGGACATCGGCGGCGGTGCCTCCACCATGGGCACCCTCTCCGGCGGTGGCTCGGAGCGCATCGTGATCGGCGAGCGCTGTCTCATCGGCGCCGAGGCGGGTGTCGGCATCCCGCTCGGCGACGAGTGCGTGGTCGAGGCGGGTCTCTACATCACCGCCGGTACGCGCGTGACGCTGCCCGACGGTGAGATCGTCAAGGCCCGTGGGCTGTCCGGCGCGTCGAACATCCTCTTCCGTCGCAACTCGATCACCGGGAAGGTCGAGGCCCGCCCGAACAACGCGGTCTGGGGCGGCCTGAACGACGTTCTGCACAGCAACAACTGA
- a CDS encoding DMT family transporter, translated as MGLGYGLLAVAIAAEVAGTTAMKYSEGFTRLWPSLGAVIGYVLAFAMLAQTLKTLSVGTAYAIWAGVGTAAVAAIGMIFLSEAATPAKLAGIVLVIAGVVLLNLGGAH; from the coding sequence ATGGGACTTGGATACGGATTGCTCGCCGTCGCCATCGCGGCGGAGGTGGCAGGCACGACGGCCATGAAATACAGCGAGGGCTTCACCAGGCTCTGGCCCTCGCTGGGGGCCGTGATCGGTTACGTGCTGGCGTTCGCCATGCTCGCCCAGACCCTCAAGACGCTCTCCGTCGGCACCGCGTACGCGATCTGGGCCGGCGTCGGGACCGCCGCCGTCGCCGCCATCGGCATGATCTTCCTGAGCGAGGCGGCCACTCCGGCCAAGCTCGCGGGCATCGTGCTCGTCATCGCCGGTGTCGTCCTCCTCAACCTGGGCGGGGCCCACTGA
- a CDS encoding SMI1/KNR4 family protein — protein MDTERADPSDLDVLRAAFPPELRRPPLGWNVVQDFEREQGIVLPEPYRTLVAEICDGSGEGPADVDGLIPLKSLPADWGSGGAQRAPAKAFPLTEAWVWEDDPRPYEEIEPLIDEVSNDGSIVLGTDGCGLYWHLVVTGAQRGRIWAVSDVGAAPFGKEPGFAEWVAHWAESF, from the coding sequence ATGGACACCGAACGTGCCGACCCCTCCGACCTCGACGTGCTGCGCGCGGCCTTCCCGCCCGAGCTCCGCAGACCCCCGCTGGGCTGGAACGTCGTCCAGGACTTCGAGCGGGAGCAGGGCATCGTGCTCCCGGAGCCGTACCGCACGCTCGTCGCCGAGATATGCGACGGCAGCGGTGAGGGTCCCGCCGACGTCGACGGGCTGATACCGCTGAAGTCCCTTCCCGCGGACTGGGGTTCGGGCGGGGCGCAGCGCGCGCCCGCGAAGGCTTTCCCGCTCACCGAGGCATGGGTGTGGGAGGACGACCCCCGGCCGTACGAGGAGATAGAGCCGCTGATCGACGAGGTCAGCAACGACGGCAGCATCGTGCTGGGCACGGACGGCTGCGGGCTGTACTGGCACCTCGTCGTCACCGGCGCGCAGCGCGGCCGAATATGGGCCGTCAGCGACGTGGGCGCCGCGCCTTTCGGCAAGGAGCCCGGCTTCGCCGAGTGGGTGGCGCACTGGGCGGAATCCTTCTGA